One stretch of Streptomyces sp. 135 DNA includes these proteins:
- the mreD gene encoding rod shape-determining protein MreD, with product MRFNRILLSTTLVVVALVIQVSVLARLQLPGAVPDLVLLTVLGLALVYGHVGGALIGFGAGLLSDLAPPADHAAGRYALVLCVVGYLAGLAKPESGRLRSATGPLVVVVGAALGSTLLYAGVGALVGDTAARHVGLTGLLFTAALYDLLLAPFTVPLIIALARRAENDPLGEGTHANSATDVSAGWLSSGTGLSIGGQRGGLRAKAARARVARAGRIKGVKRL from the coding sequence ATGCGCTTCAACCGAATCCTGCTCTCCACCACCCTCGTCGTCGTCGCCCTGGTCATCCAGGTCAGCGTCCTCGCCCGGCTCCAGCTGCCGGGCGCCGTGCCGGACCTGGTGCTGCTCACCGTCCTCGGCCTCGCCCTGGTCTACGGCCACGTCGGCGGAGCCCTCATCGGCTTCGGCGCGGGCCTGCTGTCCGACCTGGCCCCGCCCGCCGACCACGCGGCCGGGCGGTACGCGCTGGTGCTGTGCGTCGTCGGCTACCTCGCGGGCCTCGCCAAGCCCGAGAGCGGGCGGCTGCGCTCGGCCACCGGCCCGCTCGTCGTGGTCGTCGGGGCCGCCCTCGGGTCGACGCTGCTGTACGCGGGCGTCGGCGCCCTCGTCGGGGACACCGCCGCCCGCCACGTGGGTCTGACCGGGCTGCTGTTCACCGCCGCGCTCTACGACCTGCTGCTCGCGCCCTTCACGGTGCCGCTGATCATCGCGCTCGCCCGGCGGGCCGAGAACGACCCGCTGGGGGAGGGCACGCACGCCAACTCGGCCACCGACGTCTCCGCCGGCTGGCTCTCCTCCGGCACCGGGCTGAGCATCGGCGGCCAGCGCGGCGGCCTGCGGGCGAAGGCGGCCAGGGCCCGCGTCGCACGCGCCGGACGCATCAAGGGGGTCAAGCGCCTGTGA
- the mreC gene encoding rod shape-determining protein MreC gives MRDTRESRLLLVLLIAIAFALITVDIRGGEDSPVDGARRAAARVFGPVEEGMSSAVDPIGNAIGAVRDSGERHDRIAELERQNAALKAKLGSDDRNRSRLRQLDGMLKKAGAGQYGIKGAEVIGIGAAQGFSWTVTIDAGAHDGIKRDMTVLNADGLVGRVTTVGPGTATVLLANDPDFTVGTRLEKTDELGFATGQGDRPLSVQMLNGKAKVKKGDRLVTFGSQQDRPFVPGVPVGEVVRVDPSGGDLTRNVYVKPYVGFTKLDIVGVVVEAPREDPRDTVLPKKPEKPKPIPTVTVTATPSGKPEDGAAEGTAQGAAEDTADGAADNDEQ, from the coding sequence GTGAGGGACACACGAGAGAGCCGGCTGCTCCTGGTGCTGCTGATCGCCATCGCGTTCGCTTTGATCACGGTGGACATCCGCGGTGGTGAGGACTCACCGGTCGACGGTGCCCGCCGGGCCGCCGCCCGCGTCTTCGGTCCGGTCGAGGAGGGGATGTCCTCCGCCGTCGACCCGATCGGCAACGCCATCGGCGCGGTCCGTGACTCCGGTGAGCGTCACGACCGCATCGCCGAACTGGAGCGCCAGAACGCCGCGTTGAAGGCGAAGCTCGGCAGCGACGACCGCAACCGCAGCCGACTGCGGCAGCTCGACGGCATGCTGAAGAAGGCCGGCGCCGGACAGTACGGCATCAAGGGCGCCGAGGTCATCGGCATAGGAGCGGCCCAGGGCTTCTCCTGGACCGTCACCATCGACGCCGGCGCCCACGACGGCATCAAGCGGGACATGACCGTCCTGAACGCCGACGGCCTGGTCGGCCGCGTCACCACCGTCGGACCCGGCACCGCGACCGTCCTGCTCGCCAACGACCCCGACTTCACCGTCGGCACCCGCCTGGAGAAGACCGACGAACTCGGCTTCGCCACCGGCCAGGGAGACCGCCCGCTCTCCGTCCAGATGCTCAACGGCAAGGCCAAGGTCAAGAAGGGCGACCGCCTCGTCACCTTCGGCTCGCAGCAGGACAGGCCGTTCGTGCCCGGTGTACCGGTCGGCGAGGTCGTCCGCGTCGACCCCTCCGGCGGCGACCTCACCCGCAACGTCTACGTGAAGCCGTACGTCGGGTTCACCAAGCTCGACATCGTCGGCGTCGTCGTCGAGGCGCCCCGCGAGGACCCGCGCGACACGGTCCTGCCGAAGAAGCCCGAGAAGCCCAAGCCGATCCCGACGGTGACCGTCACGGCCACCCCGTCGGGCAAGCCGGAGGACGGCGCGGCCGAGGGCACAGCACAGGGTGCGGCCGAGGACACAGCCGACGGTGCCGCCGACAACGACGAGCAGTAG
- a CDS encoding rod shape-determining protein — MSFIGRDMAVDLGTANTLVYVRGRGIVLNEPSVVAINTNTGGILAVGAEAKKMIGRTPGNIVAVRPLKDGVIADFEITERMLRYFILKIHKRRYLARPRVVVCVPSGITGVERRAVIEASSQAGARQVHIIEEPMAAAIGSGLPVHEATGNMVVDIGGGTTEVAVISLGGIVTAQSIRVAGDELDNAIIQHIKKEYSLLLGERTAEQIKITIGSAYDMDADEHTEIRGRDLVSGLPKTVVISAAEVRKAIEEPVNAIVDAVKTTLDKCPPELSGDVMDRGIVLTGGGALLRGLDERLRRETGMPIHIAEDPLDSVALGSGKCVEEFEALQQVLDAQPRR; from the coding sequence ATGTCGTTCATCGGCCGTGACATGGCTGTCGACCTCGGGACCGCCAACACGCTGGTGTACGTCAGGGGTCGGGGGATCGTACTCAACGAACCGTCCGTCGTCGCGATCAACACCAACACCGGTGGCATCCTCGCGGTCGGCGCGGAAGCGAAGAAGATGATCGGGCGCACGCCCGGCAACATCGTGGCGGTCCGCCCGCTGAAGGACGGCGTCATCGCCGACTTCGAGATCACCGAGCGGATGCTCCGCTACTTCATCCTCAAGATCCACAAGCGGCGCTACCTCGCCCGCCCGCGCGTGGTCGTCTGCGTACCCTCGGGCATCACCGGAGTGGAGCGCCGCGCCGTCATCGAGGCCTCCTCGCAGGCCGGCGCCCGCCAGGTGCACATCATCGAGGAGCCCATGGCGGCCGCCATCGGCTCCGGCCTGCCGGTCCACGAGGCCACGGGCAACATGGTGGTCGACATCGGCGGCGGCACCACCGAGGTCGCCGTCATCTCGCTCGGCGGAATCGTCACGGCACAGTCGATCCGCGTCGCGGGCGACGAGCTGGACAACGCGATCATCCAGCACATCAAGAAGGAGTACTCCCTCCTCCTCGGTGAGCGCACGGCCGAGCAGATCAAGATCACCATCGGTTCGGCATACGACATGGACGCCGACGAGCACACCGAGATCCGCGGCCGTGACCTGGTCTCGGGGCTGCCCAAGACGGTGGTCATCTCGGCCGCCGAGGTCCGCAAGGCCATCGAGGAGCCGGTCAACGCCATCGTCGACGCGGTCAAGACGACCCTCGACAAGTGCCCGCCCGAGCTCTCGGGTGACGTCATGGACCGCGGCATCGTCCTGACCGGCGGCGGCGCCCTGCTGCGCGGCCTCGACGAGCGGCTGCGCCGCGAGACCGGCATGCCGATCCACATCGCCGAGGACCCGCTGGACAGCGTGGCGCTCGGCTCCGGAAAGTGCGTCGAGGAGTTCGAGGCGTTGCAGCAGGTGCTGGACGCCCAGCCCCGCAGATGA